In a single window of the Amycolatopsis sp. cg5 genome:
- a CDS encoding FadR/GntR family transcriptional regulator — protein sequence MEFERVAPVRAYERVVEQIEEAVVSGRLKAGERLPSERDLMTQFGVSRSTVREALRVLQAGDLVRSKPGDPRGPEILAASPAALKKSMHRLARADHLGLAELLQFRMVLDGSAHLLAARLRTEEHLRDLEKALDAMRRGAKESYATYSLADILFHEMIARATGNALLVFSGEAVHNVFLELIEDRLEKARDRTELMHTWITHHGEVLDAIRDRDGARASRLAKQALYDNYAEYVPEGERVLLEALLEREDLG from the coding sequence ATGGAGTTCGAGCGCGTCGCACCGGTGCGTGCCTACGAGCGGGTGGTCGAGCAGATCGAAGAAGCCGTGGTCAGCGGCCGTTTGAAGGCGGGCGAGCGACTGCCGAGCGAGCGCGATCTGATGACCCAGTTCGGCGTCAGCCGGTCCACCGTGCGCGAGGCGCTGCGGGTGCTGCAGGCGGGTGATCTCGTCCGGTCCAAGCCCGGCGACCCGCGTGGCCCGGAGATCCTCGCCGCGTCGCCAGCCGCGCTCAAGAAGTCGATGCACCGGCTGGCCCGCGCGGATCACCTCGGCCTCGCCGAGCTGCTGCAGTTCCGCATGGTGCTCGACGGCTCGGCGCATCTGCTGGCCGCGCGGCTGCGCACCGAGGAGCACCTCCGCGACCTGGAGAAAGCACTCGACGCCATGCGGCGCGGCGCGAAGGAGAGCTACGCGACGTACAGCCTCGCGGACATCCTCTTCCACGAGATGATCGCGCGGGCCACGGGCAACGCGCTGCTGGTGTTCAGCGGCGAGGCCGTGCACAACGTCTTCCTCGAACTGATCGAAGACCGGCTGGAGAAGGCCAGGGACCGAACGGAGCTGATGCACACCTGGATCACCCACCACGGCGAGGTACTCGACGCGATCCGCGACCGAGACGGCGCCCGCGCGTCACGGCTGGCGAAGCAGGCCCTCTACGACAACTACGCCGAATACGTCCCGGAAGGCGAAAGAGTTCTGCTCGAAGCGCTGCTCGAAAGGGAAGACTTGGGCTGA